In a genomic window of Caloenas nicobarica isolate bCalNic1 chromosome 1, bCalNic1.hap1, whole genome shotgun sequence:
- the MYF6 gene encoding myogenic factor 6 isoform X2, with amino-acid sequence MMMDLFETGSYFFYLDGENGALQQLEMAEGSPLYPGSDGTLSPCQDQMPPEASSDSSGEEHVLAPPGLQPPHCPGQCLIWACKTCKRRSAPTDRRKAATLRERRRLKKINEAFEALKRRTVANPNQRLPKVEILRSAISYIERLQDLLHRLDQQEKMQEIGGDPFSFSPKQGNIPGSDFLSTCSSDWQSVSDHSRALGVSSPKEGGSIVESSASSSLRCLSSIVDSISSDEPKLPSVEEVVEK; translated from the exons ATGATGATGGACCTTTTTGAAACTGGCTCCTATTTCTTCTACTTGGACGGGGAGAATGGAGCCCtacagcagctggagatggcAGAGGGATCCCCGCTGTACCCAGGCAGTGATGGCACCTTGTCCCCCTGTCAGGACCAAATGCCGCCAGAAGccagcagtgacagcagtgGAGAGGAGCATGTGCTGGCACCCCCGGGACTACAACCCCCTCACTGCCCCGGCCAGTGTTTGATCTGGGCTTGTAAAACTTGCAAGAGAAGGTCGGCCCCCACGGACAGACGGAAAGCAGCCACCCTGCGGGAAAGGAGGAGACTGAAGAAGATCAACGAAGCCTTCGAGGCTCTGAAAAGGCGGACTGTGGCGAACCCCAATCAGAGGCTGCCCAAGGTGGAGATCCTGAGGAGCGCCATCAGCTACATCGAGCGGCTGCAGGACCTCTTGCACAGGCTGGATCAGCAGGAGAAAATGCAGGAGATCGGGGGGGACCCCTTCAGCTTCAGCCCCAAGCAGGGAAAT ATCCCCGGTTCAGACTTCCTGAGCACCTGCAGCTCCGACTGGCAAAGCGTTTCTGACCATTCCCGAGCCCTTGGAGTCAGCAGCCCCAAGGAAG GAGGCTCCATCGTCGAGTCGTcggcctccagcagcctccgcTGTCTCTCCTCCATAGTGGACAGTATTTCTTCCGACGAGCCCAAACTGCCCAGCGTGGAGGAAGTGGTGGAGAAATGA
- the MYF6 gene encoding myogenic factor 6 isoform X1 translates to MMMDLFETGSYFFYLDGENGALQQLEMAEGSPLYPGSDGTLSPCQDQMPPEASSDSSGEEHVLAPPGLQPPHCPGQCLIWACKTCKRRSAPTDRRKAATLRERRRLKKINEAFEALKRRTVANPNQRLPKVEILRSAISYIERLQDLLHRLDQQEKMQEIGGDPFSFSPKQGNIPGSDFLSTCSSDWQSVSDHSRALGVSSPKEAGGSIVESSASSSLRCLSSIVDSISSDEPKLPSVEEVVEK, encoded by the exons ATGATGATGGACCTTTTTGAAACTGGCTCCTATTTCTTCTACTTGGACGGGGAGAATGGAGCCCtacagcagctggagatggcAGAGGGATCCCCGCTGTACCCAGGCAGTGATGGCACCTTGTCCCCCTGTCAGGACCAAATGCCGCCAGAAGccagcagtgacagcagtgGAGAGGAGCATGTGCTGGCACCCCCGGGACTACAACCCCCTCACTGCCCCGGCCAGTGTTTGATCTGGGCTTGTAAAACTTGCAAGAGAAGGTCGGCCCCCACGGACAGACGGAAAGCAGCCACCCTGCGGGAAAGGAGGAGACTGAAGAAGATCAACGAAGCCTTCGAGGCTCTGAAAAGGCGGACTGTGGCGAACCCCAATCAGAGGCTGCCCAAGGTGGAGATCCTGAGGAGCGCCATCAGCTACATCGAGCGGCTGCAGGACCTCTTGCACAGGCTGGATCAGCAGGAGAAAATGCAGGAGATCGGGGGGGACCCCTTCAGCTTCAGCCCCAAGCAGGGAAAT ATCCCCGGTTCAGACTTCCTGAGCACCTGCAGCTCCGACTGGCAAAGCGTTTCTGACCATTCCCGAGCCCTTGGAGTCAGCAGCCCCAAGGAAG CAGGAGGCTCCATCGTCGAGTCGTcggcctccagcagcctccgcTGTCTCTCCTCCATAGTGGACAGTATTTCTTCCGACGAGCCCAAACTGCCCAGCGTGGAGGAAGTGGTGGAGAAATGA